The genomic stretch TCCTGTCTCCACAGAGCTCAAAACCTGAGCTGCGTTCCGGTACCAAGGCTGCAAATGAGGATCTGGCGAAAGCGAACCAGGAAGCATTACCGAGCCCCAGTCTCTCTGCCCTGCCCTTGCTTCACTTATTCTCCGTCGCACTAAAAGCCCAGCCACATCTTCTCTCCTGATCTCTGTCATGGTCCGTGCAATCACCATGCATAGGAGAAGAACAAAAACTGCGTCCTCTTCATGTAAGAACTCCACAGCAAGTAATTTCCAGTTTAGAAGCATGGTTGCTCTGTCACCATGATCCGGTGACTTACGAACAAGTGTGAGGTATTGCTCCTCCTCAACAAGGTTGCTGGATGCATTGTCTGTGTTTACTCTGTAGCTCAATCTCCTCCCGACAAGCAGCCTTGCCTGGTAAATAGTGCATTGCAGTGCAATTAAAAGGCATGAAATAGCTTTGTAGATTTTTATAACGGTGAAAAAATGAAGTAGTAAGCAACTGATATTTTACATTTTAATAAAACAGAATGTTTGAATTACATTTACACGACACATGAAAATTCTATGAAACTGAAACTTAGGGACCAATACAAACACTATTCTACAGTTTAACTAGCACAcctctttgctaaggaatgtatCTATATGAAATTCTAGAACAATATCTTTTAAAGAATGAAGTTAAATAAACAAACATATTGGTGCAAATTAAGTTCATGTGATAATATAGTTACCATATATCTTCAATCTTCTATTCAGAGAGATTGCCACTGCCGTGCTACATTTTTCTAAAGGACAATTATGAACTCTACAGCATGCACTCATTTGTATATTGCGCTACAGAAAATCAAACAAGATGCTTGTGCTGCCAGTTCTTTCAGCGGTGATGTCAAGGGCACGGTGATCCAAGGTAGCAGGCCCTCGACTACGGAGCTCGTAGTCTCCGGCCGAGTCTTCCAGGGCGGAGGTTATACCCCTCTCTGCCGCCTGGGCTTAAgcacaagagagagagagaaggagaTTGATAATTGATCTTGCTTAATCCCGCATAATCTGAGTACAAGCCATATAAAGGACAATAGGCCAACTAACTATAAAAACAAACTCCTAATTTTCCTCCTAGCCGCACAGATTGGCCCTACCATATCAGTCCGCGGCCATCATGCCTGCTGCGTCGCGCGCGGCTTCCTCGCGATCCGCGGCCCGCTCCGCAGCCCTGCGGACGTCGCGCGCCCTGCGGCGTCTTGCGTACACGGTGCCCCACATGACATCTCTCCCCTCCTCGCGaagcagctcgtcctcgagctggaagAGAGGAAACTGTTCGCGGAAGGTAGCGAGGTCCTCCCAAGTGGCAGACTCTGGTGGCTCGCCCCGCCAATGGACAAGTAGCTGGCGTACGCCCCGCACGAGGCGAGCGCGCTCCACCCGAACAGGTTCCGATGTCACCACACCGTGGTGAATGGGTGGCAAGGCTGATGGGGTTGACGGAGGCTCGCCGACGAACTTCTTGAGGACGCTGACATGGAAGACGCCGTGGATGCGCGCCTGTGGAGGAAGAGCCAGGCGAACTGCCACCTCGTTGATCAGTTCTGTGACGCGATACGGCCCGATGAAGCGTGGCTTCAATTTTCCCGTGGTCGCTTGGGGCAGAGAAGACATGGTGCGCTGGCGAAGGCGAAGTAGCGCCCAATCACCCACTTGGTAGGACACTTGGCGGTGACGACGGTCGTAGAAGCGCTTATGCACCTGCTGCGCCTGCTCCAGCCGATAGTGGACGTCGGCGAGGAAGGCGGTGCGCTCCTCCATGTCGCGAGCCAGAGTTGCCATGCGAGTCTCCCCAGGCTCGTAGGAGCGGAGGGTGGGAGGGTCGCGGCCGTACACCACGCGGAACGGCGTCTCCCGGAGTGAGGACTGGTAGGCCGTGTTGTACACGTACTCAGCCCACGGCAGCCACTGCAGCCACTGTCGAGGGCGATCACCTGTGAAACACCTGAGGTACATTACAATGACGCGGTTAGCAGACTCCGTCTGGCCGTCCGACTTGGAGTGGAAGGCGGACGACATGTGCAGCTTGGTGCCCAAAAGCCGCATCAGCTCGCGCCAAAACAGCGAAGTAAACACCGGGTCGCGATCGGAGACAATGGACTGTGGCATGCCGTGCAGGCGCACGATGTCGGGGAAGAATGCCTAAGCCACAGTCTCGGCGGTATATGGGTGCGCCAGGGGGATGAAGTGGCAGTATTTGCTGAAGCGGTCGACGACTAAGAGAATCACTGACTTGCCGTTCACCCATGGCAAAGCCTCCAGAAAATCAAGGCCAATGTCGGCCCAGACCGCGGTGGGAACTGGTAGTGGTAGGAGGAGGCCAGCGGGGTGGAGATGCTCTGTTTTGTACCGCTGGCAGGTGGAGCATTGCCGCACAAAGTCCTTGCACACACCGACGCATGTTGGGAAAATGAAAGTCACGGCGAAGTCGATGGAGCGTGCGCTGAACCCCCTCGTGTCCATCATCGTGAATGGCAGCCACGATCTCCTGCAGCAGCGGAGACGAAGGTGGTATGTACAGCCGGCCGTCGAAGGTGATGAGGCCGTCGGTGACCGCCCACGGTGCCGTTCGGGTGCCTGCAGCGAGCTCGCCATGCACGGCCACCAGTGCCGGGTCCGTGGCCTGCGCTTGGCGGAGGCGGCTTATGAAGTCGAACCGCGGTGCAGAGACCGCCAGGAGTGCGCCTGCTGGGGAGTCGTCGGTGTCCCGGCGGGAGAGAGCGTTAGCTACCGTGTTCGATGCGCCAGGCTTGTATTCCACCGTGAAGTCGAAACCCAGCAGCTTGCCGACCCAGTGATGTTGCGGGATCGTGGCGAGGCGCTGgtcgaggaggtacttgaggctGTAGTGGTCCGTCTTGACGACGAAGCGGCGTCCCCAAAGGTACAGGCGCTAGTGACGTACGGCGAGGACGAGGCCGATCAGCTCCCGCTCATAAGCCGCCAACGAGCGATGGTGGGGGGCCACCGGCCGACTGAAGAACGCGATGGGGTGGCCGTCCTAGATGAGTACCGCCCCGAAGCCATACGTGGACGCATCACACTCCACGATGAAGGGCTTGGTGAAGTCCGAGAGCGCCAGCACCGGTGCCGACGTCACAGCCCCTTTGAGGGCGAGGAAAGCCGTGTCGGCGTCGTCGTTCCAGGAGAAACCTTCCTTCTTCAGGAGTGTAGTCAGGGGCGCAGCTATGGCGCCGAAGTTGTGGACGAATTTCCTGTAGTAGCCTGCTAGGCCCAGGAACCCGCGCACTGCCCGCGCCGAGCGGGGCTGCGGCCAGTCGTGGATGGCTTGGACCTTGGCCGAATCCATGGCCACGCCGCCCGCCGAGATGATGTGGCCGAGGTAGCCGAACAAACACTTGGATCACTTGACGAAGAGGCGGTGTTGGCGTAGGAGGGACAGGACGACGCGGAGGTGTCGCAGGTGGTCGGCCCAGCTCCTGCTGTAAATCAAAATGTCGTCAAAGAAAACGAGAACGAACCGGCGGAGATGGGCGCACAACACTTCGTTCATGAGTGCCTGGAACGTAGCCGGGGCGTTGCACAGACCGAAGGGCATCACCACGAACTCATATAGGTTGTCGTGGGTGCGGAACGCCGTTTTGTGGATGTCTTCCGTCCGCatgcgcacctgatggtaccccGACCTTAGGTTGAGCTTGGTGAAGAAGCACGCCCCGTGAAGTTCATCCAAGAGCTCATCGACGACGGGGATGGGGAACGCATCCTTGACGGTGAGGGCGTTCAAGGCGCGGTAGTCGACGCAGAAACGCCAGGAGCCATCCGCCTTCTTGACGAGGAGGACCGGCGACGAGAACGCCGAGTCGCTGCGGCGGACGATGCCCTGCTGGATCATGGTGGAGCATTGGCGCTCCAGCTCGTCCTTGTGCGCCGCCAGGTACCGGTAGGGGCGGACGACCACCGGTGCCACGTCCGGTTTGAGGGTGATGCTGTGGTCGCGGCTGCGGGGCGGTGGCAGGCCCGTGGGCTCGGCGAAGATATCCTCGAATGTGGCCAGCAGCTCAGCGAGGAGCAGCGCGGTGGTCACTGTGGATTGGAGCAGCGGCGGGGTGGCGCTCGGAACGCCTGTCCAGTGCACCGGGCGCCCATGGAGCTGGAACGCCATGGAGGGCGCGGCAAAGTCCCAAACCACCGGCCCGAGGGTGGCCAGCCACTGGGTACCTAGCACCACGTCGAAACCTGCAAGTGGCATGACGAACAGGTCGATGGCGAAGTTAACGCCGGCGATGGTGACTGGAGCCGCGCGGATGACAACGGGGCACGAGACCCGCTCGCCGTTGGCCACCACCGCGGTGAGGCGAGGGCGGGGCTCCACTGTCAGCCCTGTGCGCTCCGCTGCCCTGGCAGAGATGAAGTTGTGGGTCGAGCCGCTGTCGAGGAGGGCGACGGAGGGTGCAGCGCCGACTGTGACGGCCAGCTGCAGTGTGCCGCCGCAGGGCGCGCCGGCGACTGCGTACAGGGAGAACACGGGCGCTGCCTAGTCCCCTGCGTTGGCCGCGTCAGCCGCGTCGTCGTCGATCTCCACGCCCTCGAGGAAGAAGATGTGCTTGCAGAATTATGGCCACGAGAATACTTTTCGTTACAGTTAAAGCAAAGCCCTTGGCGACGTCGTTCCGCCATCTCGTCCTGGGTAAGGTGCCGCTGTTGGCCCTCGCCCCGGCCCTGGTGGGCAGCCGCTGGGGGGAGGGAGCGCCAGCAAGGGAGGAGGCGCCAGGAGCACAGGCCTCGCTGCGTGCGCGGGAACGATGCCACGCTGGGGTGCCCGAGGCGGGGGAGGCGGCGGACGGTCGGCCTCCATCAGCTCCACCTGCCTGGCCAAACTCATGGCCGCCGCGAGGGACTCCAGGTTGTGGATGCGAACGGCATGACTGAGCGGCGGCAGGAGGCCACCGGTGAACAACTGGACGCGCTGCGCCTCATCCAGGCGGCCCGCACGGGGCAGGAGTGCCTGGAAGCGGTTAGCGTACTCCTCCACGGTCCCGGTGCGCCGGCACTCCGCGAGCTCGAACAGAGGGGCAGACCGAAGGGGAGGGCCGAACCGAAGGTGCAGGAGTTCCTTGAAGCGCCCCCAGGTGGGCGTACCTTCGTCTTCCTGGAGCTGTGTGTACCAGAGCTGCGCCACGTCGTCCATGTCGTAGGACGCCATCCACACACGCTCTTCCGCCATGGTACGGTGCTGGCGGAAATACGATTCACACTTGTTGACGAAGAGTAGGGGATCAGTCGTGTCGTCGAAGCGGGGAAAATCCCACTTCTTGTGCTTCGGCGGGTGATCCGGAAGCGGACCCTCGGCGCAGTGCTCGAAGCCGCCACCACATGACGACGCAGACTTCTCCTTCATCACCGCCATGTCGGCATGCATGGTGGCCATATCGGCGGAGAGGGTCTTCAGTGCTGCCAGGACGTCGGCCAGGGTCGGTTCGGCCATGGTGAGGGCTGGTGCGGCAGAGGTGGGCGACGGCGGCAAGTTGGGGTGGTGGTGGGCGGCTGCGGTGGAAGAGGATTGCGTGGAGCGGGTGGGAGAGGATCGTTGAGACCTTGCTACCAGGTTGTCAAGGGCACGGTGATCCAAGGTAGCAGGCCGTCGACTACGGAGCTCGTAGTCTCCGGCCGAGTCTTCCAGGGCGGAGGTTATACCCCTCTCTGCCGCCTGGGCTTAAGCACAAGAGAGAGAGGAGATTGATAATTGATCTTGCTTAATCCTGCATAATCTGAGTACAAGCCATATAAAGGCCAATAGGCCAACTAACTATAGAAACAAACTCCTAATTTTCCTCCTAGCCGCACAGATTGGCCCTGCCATATCAGTCCGCGGCCATCACGCTTGCTGCGTCGCGCGCGGCTTCCTCGCGATCCGCGGCCCGCTCCGCAGCCCTGCGGCGTCTTGCGTACGCGGTGCCCCACATGACAGGTGAGCACCAATGATGGTACTTTGTTTACTACTCCTTCCTGAAAAGAATGTAATTCTAATTCTAACATAGTACTGAGTCAAACCATTGAGTTACTTGGTCAAATTTAGATAGTTTGACTAAGAATATAAGTGTAATTGCATTCTTTTCAGAATGGAGGTAGTACAATCCATATGCATTCTAACCCCTACTTAAATGTACTGATCATACCTCCTCGTCCGAGCTGTTATTTTTTAACTGAAAGCTGAGTTCATCTCCCAAACATACTGTGAGTGTACCTCCTGTTGACAAGCTCCAAACTACCTTATTCTCCTGTTGATCTTTCATCGCTGTTGCTGTGCCCACTATCTTTTCTGCAGCATAAAGGGAACAAATACCAACATTATCATAATAATTGTGATCTCCAGGAAAACCAATTATTGCACAAACTGAAGTTACCAGGAGCATAACCAATGGAGCTTGTACTAGCAATGTATGACCATGATCCTTCTCGAACCTCAATGCTCCTATCCTCCCATTTCACTGCCATGGGAGTTTCAGCACCTCTCCGCCAAATCCCTCTACCTACTCTACACAAGTTGCAACAGGTTTCATCAAAAAGCATACTGAGATATAAAATTGCAAGTCATTCCCCAACAGCTTGTACTGTACAGATGAAATGATTCAATGGATCTTTTTAAGGGAGGTGGTATGTGACAAACATATCGACAAAACAAAACTCTAGAATATTAACCAGTACAACCTACTGAACAATACCTCATCCGGATGACAAAACATTCTCTCCCACTGTGATCAAGCACAGTTCGTGTCAGCCAACGTCCTTCTTGTGGACGGTAATTTCTCATGCGCAATATGACATCAGAAATCATGGCTCCACCATCATCAGTGACTCGATCAGGCACACACTTCAATAAGTATGGTGCTTGAACTGGAGGGGTAATTGAAGCCATCGCCCTCATCCTGACATCAAGTTCCTCTGTGAGAGCAAGTGCTTTCTCATGCAACACATCGCTCCATGAGAATGAGATGTTCTTGAGGAACTTGCTTTTCCTGAAGCACCCATTTAGATTACGCCTGAACTCAATGAGGAGGCCCCGGGTTGCGAATTCACAATACAAGTGCCATACTTTCTGCCAGCTTTTGCAGGATAAAGTGGACATTGATTTGTCGAGTTTTAGTGATCTGTGACACCTCTGTGTTCTCAATCGTAGGAAATCCTTGCTGGTGGGCTCCTTATCAAATTCTCCCTTCAATAACACATATACCTGCTACCAAGAAGATCAATGATACACTTAGCCAGAATGTAAACCACACAAATATATAAGGACATCATGTGTCATGCCAATATAAATTTTCTTTTAGTTTTTGTAATATGTGACCCAGATTACCAGAGAAACAATTTGAATATACCTAAATAAATTCCCTATACAAGGCCTCAACCTGGAAATAAGCTTATCAATTGCTTGAGTGACTAGATATTCTATATAGATCAATAGGACCACAGCTTGAAAGTTATAGCAGCAGTCCTTGATAATTTGAATATACCTAATCACATGAATGTACAAATACCTCGTCTGAAGACAGGGCAATACTTGTTTATGTGTTGCACATACTAAGAATAAAAAGTATGTTTTGAGGCCCAAAATTGTTGGATTTTTTGAGATATGAAATATATGATGCTGGCAAAAACAAATGATTGAGCAGGCCTACCCACCACCCGATCACTTGAGGCCATTAGCAAAGGGAATCTAGCATTTTGGCTTGGAGTGACCATGGTGCACATGGGGCTGTAGAATTTATAACTGCCTTTTTAACTTATTGTTGCCGTTATTACTTACTGTTGTTGGCGTTACGCCACGATGTGGTCCAGAAACAAATGGAAGGTTGCTCAGGAAGCAGAGATAAATAGAACATAACAGTAGACAAAAAGCAAATTCTGCCTATTTGCTAGCCCCTCATGAGGACATCATACAAGCTAATGTGGAATATCCTAAGTTTGGCATAAGGTTAACTGGTTGAGTATGATTACAATGTCAGCTGTACTGTTTGGCATTTCATCTAGATTCTAGAGCAGTGTAATTCAATAAAAAATGCTACTGAATAACTACAGTTAATGATACTCTGAAGGTCTTAGATATACCTCCATAATAAATCTTGGCTGCAAACTCTTGTATAGCCGGTTGGCATCCTCCTCTGATGCTGCCGGCACCCAGTAAAATGCCTCCCTTGCTGCGCTAACTGCTCCCGCATCAACCTCTGATCCAGCCATATGATATGGTTCATCATATGCATCCTCCCACAGTCCCCTTGTCCTCCCTACCTCCTCATCACTCACCACTTCTCCATAACCAACCCCCACTTTTGCAACATTGTCCCTAATGCCCATCGCTAGCATATCCGTGGCATAACACACAggaaaactctagcatggattcATCACAATTGTGTAAACTAAAATACTTTTGAGAACAAAATTACTTGCTTAATCAAATGCAAGGTCTATGCATACCTGGTGAGCAAGCCACATCAGTAACATGTCTAGGCTAGGCACAAGCCGTGTGAATACTTGGGTTCCGCACACAACCTTCTTGATAAGGTCCAGGAAACGCACATATCGCCGCCTAGCAGCAACATGGTAGACACCTTCCCACACAAAGGGTGACGCAAAGCGGTCTGCTAGGTCAGCGTACCGTCTCACCATTTTGACAATTTCACCATCGACATTGTCACAGGTTATGTTATcaacactgtttccatcaatctcATTAGTGTCAAGATCAAATGGCTCGGATGGGAAATGAGTAGCCCAGACATCTCGACAACGGTCCTCGGCATACTCCTCATTCTCCACATCAAGGATTGATGGACGGTTGATGAGGCGTCCAAACCTCGACGTGCAGTATGCGGAGTAGTTCTCCTGCAGAGCGCCAGAGCCAAACAAATTTCAGATGGAGCACGGTGAGAAGTGTTGAAGGGGCCAAAGCAGCTGAGTTCGGCGGAAGTGGGTTCCTTGTGGAATGTTAAGTCGAACAAGGGGTTCATTTGAAGTTAATTACTTCCAGAAAAAAGTAAGCACCAGTAATTTATATATACTGCTGGTAGGAGTGTATCATTGCAAAGAAGAAAGCAAAGACTTTTGATCAGCATGGCCCGAGGTTACAGAGAAAGATATGGCTACTACTACATAATATGAACATgaaactgattttttttttgttgacaaCTAACATGAAACTGATTGTTGTGGGCATAATCACTGTGCTTAGCCTTCTTTTCACAAATCTGTCCGTGCGCTGTAGATTTGAAAATGTAAATTCTCAAAAGTCAATACCACAAGGAATTCAAAACCACAATTAGTAACGGAGGCATCCGAATGAATAGAGTTTTAAGGTTTCCGAGTCAAGACGCTCTGAGGCAATATAAACGAAGAAAGAACCGAAAAGGTGGCAAGAAATTAAAGAAGGCTGACATGGTGGAAGCAGTGGCAGAGCCAGACGAGGTGCACGTCGGGCGGCGGCACCAGCATCgccgcctctcctcctccgcccgCCTCCCGCGCCGCGAGCGGCATCCACAGCTCCTCGTACCTCCACACGGACCGCGGGCCCACCCCGGCCGGCGCCGCGCGGAGGAAGGCCAGCAGccggcgcgcggcggccgcgaGGTCCACGGAGAAGGCAGAGGAAGGACCCTCCTTCCCGCCGAGGCCCGAGGCGGAGGacatggccgcggcggcggcgggctccGGCGCCTGCACAGACTAGAGAAAGCGCACGCCTTCCTCGCTGCTCTCGTTAGTGGGGTGGGATTCCTTGTCGCCAGCTGATTGATGGGCGGATGAGTACGAGCGCAGCGGACTGCAGAGTGGTTGGTGGTCAAAAGgccggggccttgtttagtttcaaaaatttttgcaaaaggtacagtagcattttcgtttgtttgtgacaaatattgtccaatcataaattaactaggctcaaaagatttatctcatcaattccgaccaaactatgcaattagtttttatttttttctatatctaatactctatacatgtgtctaaagattcgatatgacgagaaatctgaaaaattttacaaaattttttgagaagtaaacaaggcccgggTGCGGTGCGGGACGTGCGCCAGCCAGATTAGCCGACGACGGGGGCTGGCGCACGACAGCACCAGGGCCGGCTGGCgcatcaggccttgtttagttccaaaaagtgccaaaaatttttaagattcttcgtcacatcgaatcttacaacccatgcatggagcattaaatataaacaaaaataaaaactaattgcacagtttatctgtaatttgcgagacgaatcttatgatcctagttactccatgattggataatatttgtcaaatacaaacgaaaatgctacagtagtgtttgccaaaattttttggcaactaaacaaggcctcagtcatCATTTTCTTTTCGACATCCAGTCATCATTGAGCAGGGCcggctggccttgtttagtttagaaaagtgaaaagtttttgtgtgacaaatattatccaattatggactaactaggattaaaagattcgtctcgtgatttacagcaaaactgtgtaattagtttttgttttcgctaTATTTAcatctaaactgtgtaattagtttttgttttcgctatatttaatgtttcatgcatgtgccacaagattcggtgtgacgggaaattttgaaaactttttggttttgagGGTGATCTAAACAAGTTCCTTGTTAacgtttgggccttgtttagttccgaaaagtgaaaagttttaagtattgtagcatttttgtttgtttgtgacaaatattatctaatcatagactaactaggatcaaaagatttgtctcgtgatttacaattaaactgtgtaattagtttttgttttcgttaatatttaatgtttcgtacatgtgctacaagatttgatgtgacgaaaaatcttgaaaactttttggttttcagggtcgactaaacaagcccttagtcTTCGGCGAGTGATTGTTGCATGCCACCTCGTTTAGGTGCGCGGACCTACTGGGTGCGGTCCCACCGTCCTAGTGGTTGACACTGCCCCCCTCTGCTACGGGCCTACGGCCACGCGCCCACTCCATGCGTAGT from Sorghum bicolor cultivar BTx623 chromosome 3, Sorghum_bicolor_NCBIv3, whole genome shotgun sequence encodes the following:
- the LOC8086340 gene encoding glycine-rich domain-containing protein 2 isoform X2 yields the protein MSSASGLGGKEGPSSAFSVDLAAAARRLLAFLRAAPAGVGPRSVWRYEELWMPLAAREAGGGGEAAMLVPPPDVHLVWLCHCFHHENYSAYCTSRFGRLINRPSILDVENEEYAEDRCRDVWATHFPSEPFDLDTNEIDGNSVDNITCDNVDGEIVKMVRRYADLADRFASPFVWEGVYHVAARRRYVRFLDLIKKVVCGTQVFTRLVPSLDMLLMWLAHQSFPVCYATDMLAMGIRDNVAKVGVGYGEVVSDEEVGRTRGLWEDAYDEPYHMAGSEVDAGAVSAAREAFYWVPAASEEDANRLYKSLQPRFIMEVYVLLKGEFDKEPTSKDFLRLRTQRCHRSLKLDKSMSTLSCKSWQKVWHLYCEFATRGLLIEFRRNLNGCFRKSKFLKNISFSWSDVLHEKALALTEELDVRMRAMASITPPVQAPYLLKCVPDRVTDDGGAMISDVILRMRNYRPQEGRWLTRTVLDHSGRECFVIRMRVGRGIWRRGAETPMAVKWEDRSIEVREGSWSYIASTSSIGYAPEKIVGTATAMKDQQENKVVWSLSTGGTLTVCLGDELSFQLKNNSSDEEARLLVGRRLSYRVNTDNASSNLVEEEQYLTLVRKSPDHGDRATMLLNWKLLAVEFLHEEDAVFVLLLCMVIARTMTEIRREDVAGLLVRRRISEARAGQRDWGSVMLPGSLSPDPHLQPWYRNAAQVLSSVETGPMLAKYSPADGKDMLYRQALIP
- the LOC8086340 gene encoding glycine-rich domain-containing protein 2 isoform X1, coding for MSSASGLGGKEGPSSAFSVDLAAAARRLLAFLRAAPAGVGPRSVWRYEELWMPLAAREAGGGGEAAMLVPPPDVHLVWLCHCFHHENYSAYCTSRFGRLINRPSILDVENEEYAEDRCRDVWATHFPSEPFDLDTNEIDGNSVDNITCDNVDGEIVKMVRRYADLADRFASPFVWEGVYHVAARRRYVRFLDLIKKVVCGTQVFTRLVPSLDMLLMWLAHQSFPVCYATDMLAMGIRDNVAKVGVGYGEVVSDEEVGRTRGLWEDAYDEPYHMAGSEVDAGAVSAAREAFYWVPAASEEDANRLYKSLQPRFIMEQVYVLLKGEFDKEPTSKDFLRLRTQRCHRSLKLDKSMSTLSCKSWQKVWHLYCEFATRGLLIEFRRNLNGCFRKSKFLKNISFSWSDVLHEKALALTEELDVRMRAMASITPPVQAPYLLKCVPDRVTDDGGAMISDVILRMRNYRPQEGRWLTRTVLDHSGRECFVIRMRVGRGIWRRGAETPMAVKWEDRSIEVREGSWSYIASTSSIGYAPEKIVGTATAMKDQQENKVVWSLSTGGTLTVCLGDELSFQLKNNSSDEEARLLVGRRLSYRVNTDNASSNLVEEEQYLTLVRKSPDHGDRATMLLNWKLLAVEFLHEEDAVFVLLLCMVIARTMTEIRREDVAGLLVRRRISEARAGQRDWGSVMLPGSLSPDPHLQPWYRNAAQVLSSVETGPMLAKYSPADGKDMLYRQALIP